A section of the Chloroflexia bacterium SDU3-3 genome encodes:
- a CDS encoding Asp23/Gls24 family envelope stress response protein → MNYINRIVILLLDLLISASAIAIALITFGILPPAQILPPLLRETVFSIWLAGLASVDAPQQVLIGLGMLAILVVGLLIGWYELRPKAQLPPLIIRDDAVGQVSVQIESVRRLIAYTAAQHPQVLQLEPQIQLLPQGLHIQCAITLAPNALLPVVTSELQRELKQAVEHHIGMRVIKIHIHVQSQPIAHTAPLRLPRSSHRMVR, encoded by the coding sequence ATGAATTATATCAATCGAATCGTCATTCTACTGCTCGATTTGCTCATCAGCGCGAGTGCCATCGCCATCGCGCTGATCACTTTTGGCATCCTTCCGCCAGCGCAGATCCTCCCCCCGCTTCTGCGTGAAACGGTCTTCTCCATCTGGCTGGCAGGCTTGGCCAGCGTGGATGCGCCACAACAGGTGCTGATCGGCCTGGGGATGCTGGCCATCCTTGTGGTCGGCCTGCTGATCGGCTGGTATGAACTGCGCCCGAAGGCACAGCTGCCGCCCCTGATTATTCGGGATGATGCCGTTGGGCAGGTGAGCGTGCAGATTGAAAGCGTCCGTCGGCTGATCGCCTATACGGCGGCACAGCACCCCCAGGTGCTCCAGCTTGAGCCACAGATCCAGCTGCTCCCTCAGGGCCTACACATCCAGTGCGCGATCACGCTCGCGCCCAATGCGCTGCTGCCCGTTGTGACCAGCGAGCTTCAGCGTGAGCTGAAACAGGCGGTTGAGCACCATATCGGGATGCGCGTGATCAAGATACATATCCACGTGCAGAGCCAGCCGATTGCCCACACAGCCCCACTGCGGCTTCCCCGCTCCAGCCATCGTATGGTACGATAG